A genomic region of Magnolia sinica isolate HGM2019 chromosome 6, MsV1, whole genome shotgun sequence contains the following coding sequences:
- the LOC131250013 gene encoding membrane steroid-binding protein 2-like — MAFYYAVSSFFDSLPPLQRSRDYEEKMEPLPPPVQLEEITEEDLKVYDGSDPKKPLLMVIKGLPLLVNLRFSGICIVESLFRDFHCRDPFWG, encoded by the exons ATGGCCTTCTACTATGCCGTCTCCAGCTTCTTCGATTCTTTGCCTCCTCTGCAGAGGTCGAGGGATTACGAGGAGAAGATGGAGCCTCTGCCGCCTCCGGTCCAGCTCGAGGAGATCACGGAGGAGGACCTGAAGGTGTACGATGGATCAGACCCTAAGAAGCCACTACTGATGGTGATCAAGGGCCTTCCACTGCTCGTGAATCTCcgattctcag ggatttgcattgtcgaatccctttTTAGGGATTTCCATTGTCgagaccctttttggggttag